In Chloroflexaceae bacterium, the following proteins share a genomic window:
- a CDS encoding TrpB-like pyridoxal phosphate-dependent enzyme — MDTVKYLLNEEQMPATWYNIAADLPAPPPPVLHPGTGQPIGPADLAPLFPMALIMQEVSTERAIAIPEEVQVIYRQWRPTPLFRARRLERLLDTPAKIYYKYEGVSPAGSHKPNTAVAQAYYNKQEGVRRIVTETGAGQWGSALAFAGALFGLEIKVYMVRVSYDQKPYRRALMEAYGASVVASPSEETAAGRAILAEHPDSTGSLGIAISEAVEVAAQSEDTKYALGSVLNHVLLHQTVIGQEALTQLEMAGDYPDVVVGCTGGGSNFAGIAFPFIGAALRGERAVRAVAVEPAACPSMTRGKYAYDFGDTAHLTPLVKMHTLGSTFVPPAIHAGGLRYHGMAPLVSHLVQLGRIEPIAVQQLETFAAGIQFARTEGILPAPEANHAIAGVIREALRCKEEGVSRTILFNLCGHGHFDMQAYMDYQAGKLRDFEYSDAEVAMALAGLPSVG; from the coding sequence ATGGACACCGTCAAGTATCTACTCAATGAAGAGCAAATGCCCGCCACCTGGTACAACATCGCCGCCGATCTGCCCGCGCCGCCGCCCCCGGTGCTGCACCCCGGCACGGGCCAGCCCATCGGCCCCGCCGACCTGGCGCCGCTCTTCCCCATGGCGCTGATCATGCAGGAGGTCAGCACCGAACGAGCCATCGCGATCCCCGAAGAGGTGCAGGTCATCTACCGGCAGTGGCGCCCGACGCCACTGTTCCGCGCGCGGCGCCTGGAACGGCTCCTCGATACGCCGGCGAAGATCTACTACAAGTATGAGGGCGTCAGCCCGGCGGGCAGCCACAAACCCAATACCGCCGTCGCCCAGGCTTACTACAACAAGCAGGAGGGCGTCAGGCGCATCGTCACCGAGACCGGCGCGGGCCAGTGGGGCTCGGCCCTGGCCTTTGCCGGAGCGCTCTTCGGCCTGGAGATCAAGGTCTACATGGTGCGGGTCAGTTACGACCAGAAACCCTACCGTCGCGCGCTGATGGAGGCCTACGGCGCCAGCGTGGTCGCCAGCCCCAGCGAGGAGACGGCCGCGGGGCGGGCCATTCTCGCCGAGCATCCCGACAGCACCGGCAGCCTCGGCATCGCCATCAGCGAGGCGGTAGAGGTGGCGGCCCAGAGCGAGGACACAAAGTATGCCCTGGGCAGCGTGCTCAACCACGTGTTGCTCCACCAGACGGTCATCGGCCAGGAGGCCCTGACGCAACTCGAGATGGCCGGCGATTACCCTGACGTGGTGGTGGGCTGCACCGGCGGCGGCAGCAACTTCGCCGGCATCGCCTTCCCCTTTATCGGCGCGGCGTTGCGGGGCGAACGGGCCGTGCGCGCCGTGGCCGTGGAACCGGCGGCCTGCCCGTCCATGACCAGGGGCAAATATGCCTACGATTTCGGCGATACGGCCCACCTCACCCCGCTGGTGAAGATGCATACGCTGGGCAGCACCTTCGTGCCGCCCGCCATCCACGCTGGCGGACTGCGCTACCACGGCATGGCTCCGCTGGTGAGCCATCTGGTGCAACTGGGGCGCATCGAGCCGATTGCCGTTCAACAACTCGAGACCTTCGCCGCTGGCATCCAGTTCGCTCGTACCGAGGGCATCCTGCCCGCGCCCGAGGCCAACCACGCCATCGCCGGAGTGATCCGCGAGGCCCTGCGCTGCAAGGAAGAGGGCGTCAGCCGCACCATTCTCTTCAATCTCTGCGGCCACGGCCACTTCGACATGCAGGCGTACATGGATTATCAGGCCGGCAAGCTCCGCGACTTCGAGTATTCCGATGCCGAGGTGGCCATGGCCCTGGCCGGCTTGCCCAGTGTGGGGTAA